A region of the Desulfovibrio litoralis DSM 11393 genome:
CTAGCATCATTTGGATTAAGCTTTATGGCGTTTTCATATTTTATCTTTTTTTCTCGTAATAATAATGCCTGCTTTTGACTTGAATTTGTTACTTTTTTATTGGAATCAGCCTCTTTTGACTGGCAAAGCTCAACGCTGATTCCGATTTGTAACAACACAAAGACTAAAAAGATTCGCAAAAACATAAACTCTCCGTATAAAGTTTGTGATTGAATCTAGATAAGTGTTTATACGAACTTAACGAAATTTAATTAAAGTTTGATTATATTTTCTTTAAAGTTACCCTAAATAATTGGCGTGGCAGTGTCCCTTCTTGAAACGCTGTTAAGTCCACTAATTCAAAGCCTGTTGAGAGTTGGTTAATCATTTCTTGATTAAAAAAATGGACAATAAAACCACCAACCTCATACATATTTTCGCCTCTATGAATGCCTGTTTTATAGTGCGGGTCGTCTGTGGTGCGTGCGGTATAAACACAAAGCCCTTTAGGTTTTAGCACTCGCTTTATTTCGCCCATGAGAAAAATAAGTTCCGTGGTTGTTAGTGCCATACAAAAGAGCATGTGTGCATAACAAACGTCAAAAGTCGCATCTTTAAACGGCAACGCTTTTCTAATGTCATGGCGGAAGAGAGAAATATTAGAGAGGTTTTGAGCTTGAGCCTTGTTTTTGATCGTCGTTAAGCCGATTTGTGAATAATCAAGGGCTGAGATTTTAAACCCTTTGTTGCCAAAAAACAGCGTATCACGACCTTGTCCCGCTCCTAATTCTAAAAGATTTGTTTTTTGTTGTTCTTTAAATAAATTAGCGACAAAAACAGCGGGTTCACTGGGAGTTTCGCCAAACATTTCGTTGTTTTTTGTGTAACTTGTGTTCCAATGTTGGTTTTGGGCGTTGATTATGTCTTTATTTTGCATTGTTTTGTTCTTTTATTCTATTAAGTTCTTTGTCTCGATTAAGTACTTTTATTCGATAGCTTTCTTGCATTTCTTTTCTCTGTTTTAATAATGCTTTCTTTTTGTTTTCGTCTGTTTCTAATTCGGCCAAGTCGCGAAGGCAATCGTCAAGGGCACCTGAATAGTGGTCAGGAACATCTTTTATTGATTTTTCAAACTTTTCCCTTGCTTGCTCTAATAATTCCTTCTTTTTACTTTTTTCTGTTTCAAGGGTTGATAAGCGACCAAAACAAAGCCCTAAAACATTCCACATAAATGGCTCATCCGGCTCAATATCTAATGCTTTTTTAATGTTTTTTATTGCATATTCTAATCTTTTTTTCTTTTTCTCTGTGTCGCTTTCTATGTCGGTGGAGGTATAAAGAAAGATCCCTAACTCTCGATATAAAAAAGCATTTTCTTTATTAAGCTCTATTGCCTTTTCGTAGTTTGTTTTTGTTTCTTCAAGTAAGGCTTTTTTTTGAGTTTCATCTGTTTCTAGTTTAAATAAGTGGCTAATACAAGTGCTGAGAGAGGTTATCCCCTTACGCCTGAAAGGGTCAAGGTTTATTACTTGTTCATATTTTGATTTGGCTTCTTTTAATAAGGCTTTTTTTTGAGTTATATCTTTTTCATATTCAGCTAACCGCTCTATACATTTGCCCAGTTTTTGAAATGCCTCGGCATTATTGGGGTTAAGCTTTATGGCGTTTTCATATTCTAACATTTTCTCAAGGTTTGATAAATGACCAAAATAACGCCCTAAAAGATCATATGTCAATGGGTCTTTCGGATTAATATCACATGCTTTTTTAATGTTTTCTATTGCGTATTCTAATCTTTTTTTCTTTTTCTCTGTGTCGCTTTCTATGTTTATGGAGGCAGAAAGAAAGGTGCCTAACTCTCGATATAAAGTGGGGTTTTTCTTATTAAGCTTTATTGCCTTTTCGTAGTTTGTTTTTATTTCTTCAAGTAAGGCTTTTTTTTGAGTTTCATCTGTTTCAAGTTTAGCGAACTTGTAATAAATACAAGCATTAAGACGGCGCACTACCTCAATATTATTAGGGTCAAGCTTTATTGCTTGTTCATATTTTGATTTGGCTTCTTTTAATAAGGCTTTTTTTTGAGTTATATCTTTTTCATATTCAGCTAACCGCTCTATACAGTTGCCCAGTTCTTGAAATGCCTCGGCATTATTGGGATTAAGCTTTATGGCGTTTTCATATTTTATCTTTTTTTCTCGTAATAATAATGCCTGCTTTTCTAATAATTCCTGTTTTTTACTTGAATTTGTTACTCTTTTATTGAAATGAGCCTCTTTGGTCTGACAAAGCCCAACGTTGACTCCGAGTTGTAATAAAGCACAGATTAAAAATATTCGTAAAAACATAAATTGTCCTTTAATTTGGTATTGAGCTTGGAATATCAATGTTGATAAATCATATTTTTATTTGGTTTTGTCAAATTTTTATCTAGTGGTTGACAATACAATAAAAATATACAAAGATGAAATGTTATAAATTAATATTTTATCTTTATCAGTATCATTGACAATAAATTTAAAATATGTGTATAATAAAATCAAATAGATAA
Encoded here:
- a CDS encoding class I SAM-dependent methyltransferase, translated to MQNKDIINAQNQHWNTSYTKNNEMFGETPSEPAVFVANLFKEQQKTNLLELGAGQGRDTLFFGNKGFKISALDYSQIGLTTIKNKAQAQNLSNISLFRHDIRKALPFKDATFDVCYAHMLFCMALTTTELIFLMGEIKRVLKPKGLCVYTARTTDDPHYKTGIHRGENMYEVGGFIVHFFNQEMINQLSTGFELVDLTAFQEGTLPRQLFRVTLKKI
- a CDS encoding tetratricopeptide repeat protein, producing MFLRIFLICALLQLGVNVGLCQTKEAHFNKRVTNSSKKQELLEKQALLLREKKIKYENAIKLNPNNAEAFQELGNCIERLAEYEKDITQKKALLKEAKSKYEQAIKLDPNNIEVVRRLNACIYYKFAKLETDETQKKALLEEIKTNYEKAIKLNKKNPTLYRELGTFLSASINIESDTEKKKKRLEYAIENIKKACDINPKDPLTYDLLGRYFGHLSNLEKMLEYENAIKLNPNNAEAFQKLGKCIERLAEYEKDITQKKALLKEAKSKYEQVINLDPFRRKGITSLSTCISHLFKLETDETQKKALLEETKTNYEKAIELNKENAFLYRELGIFLYTSTDIESDTEKKKKRLEYAIKNIKKALDIEPDEPFMWNVLGLCFGRLSTLETEKSKKKELLEQAREKFEKSIKDVPDHYSGALDDCLRDLAELETDENKKKALLKQRKEMQESYRIKVLNRDKELNRIKEQNNAK